Proteins from a single region of Candidatus Binatia bacterium:
- a CDS encoding anti-sigma factor — translation MHGGKRTTRAFEGPRSVRGKILTVKQTPAWPAYLVAAACFAIALISSIANISLTGQVKQQQRELAHLAARSNALARNLTDERTALFDTLDTRARRYDMGDGEVIEHGSRIYLAVHALPQPPRGKVYQAWTLARGTTRFAASPTFLPDARGIAFIVLPADGRTTAEVAVTLEPDGGSREPTEKPLMDVSLGSP, via the coding sequence ATCCATGGCGGCAAACGTACGACGCGCGCGTTCGAAGGGCCTCGAAGCGTCCGTGGGAAGATACTGACGGTGAAGCAGACTCCGGCGTGGCCGGCATATCTCGTCGCGGCCGCCTGTTTCGCGATCGCACTGATCTCATCGATCGCGAATATCTCGCTGACGGGACAGGTCAAGCAGCAGCAGCGCGAGCTCGCACACCTCGCGGCGCGCTCGAACGCGCTTGCGCGCAACCTCACCGACGAACGCACCGCGCTCTTCGATACGCTGGACACGCGCGCGCGGCGTTACGACATGGGAGACGGAGAGGTGATCGAGCACGGAAGCCGGATCTACCTCGCCGTCCACGCGCTGCCGCAGCCGCCCCGCGGCAAGGTCTATCAGGCCTGGACGCTCGCCCGCGGTACGACCCGGTTCGCGGCGTCGCCGACGTTCCTGCCCGACGCGCGCGGAATCGCGTTCATCGTGCTGCCGGCGGACGGCCGCACGACGGCCGAGGTCGCCGTCACGCTCGAGCCGGACGGCGGCAGCCGAGAGCCCACCGAAAAGCCGCTGATGGATGTGTCACTCGGTTCGCCCTGA
- a CDS encoding GNAT family N-acetyltransferase: MRTEPVSEANEQEALRYLSRSPYLNVFITHVLLHDPPARARSDVVVAGDDRGVHGVAYCGRQLAIAADLPALPAFAEYARRRRGERMIIGARDTVSAFWELVATWHPRPRLVRDRQLVMMLDRAHLLPYEARSTVRHARPEDSAAVAEGSALMVRQELDYDPRRGSPDFAAAVRRMVERKLWWVGVADGQICFFCNVGPWCERTVQLQGIWTPPALRGRGLATASLAAICDRLLEVSPTLSLYVNDFNERAIALYRRVGFRHVGDFKTILF; encoded by the coding sequence ATGCGCACGGAACCGGTCTCCGAGGCGAACGAACAAGAGGCGCTGCGCTATCTCAGCCGCTCGCCCTATCTCAACGTCTTCATCACGCACGTGCTGCTGCACGATCCGCCGGCGCGCGCGCGCAGCGACGTCGTCGTCGCCGGGGACGACCGCGGCGTTCACGGCGTAGCGTACTGCGGACGCCAGCTCGCGATCGCTGCGGATCTTCCGGCACTGCCGGCGTTCGCGGAGTACGCGCGGCGGCGCCGCGGTGAGCGCATGATCATCGGCGCACGCGACACCGTGAGCGCGTTTTGGGAGCTCGTGGCGACCTGGCACCCGCGGCCGCGCTTGGTGCGCGATCGTCAGCTGGTCATGATGCTCGATCGAGCGCACTTGCTCCCGTACGAAGCGCGCTCGACGGTCCGGCACGCGCGCCCCGAAGACTCCGCCGCCGTCGCCGAGGGCTCGGCACTGATGGTACGCCAGGAGCTGGATTACGACCCGCGGCGCGGCTCGCCGGACTTCGCGGCCGCGGTGCGGCGCATGGTCGAGCGGAAGCTCTGGTGGGTGGGCGTCGCCGACGGGCAGATTTGTTTCTTCTGTAACGTCGGACCGTGGTGCGAACGGACGGTGCAGCTGCAAGGAATTTGGACTCCGCCCGCGCTGCGCGGCCGCGGGCTCGCGACCGCATCGCTCGCCGCGATCTGCGACCGCCTGCTCGAGGTCTCGCCGACGCTCTCGCTTTACGTTAACGACTTCAACGAGCGCGCGATTGCGCTCTATCGCCGCGTCGGCTTCCGGCACGTCGGCGATTTCAAGACGATCCTCTTTTAG
- a CDS encoding TonB-dependent receptor: protein MRSLIACARAACASFAVAAVLAAPSPACAHDDHDRDHKNKVDVTGTVSANDGSPIAGASIVLSAQAFVKRAHSDARGKFKFDDIRPGTYSVQAAAPGYQTLSQRTVTLDAANRTLALVLSPATTNSLTVIGQVRASAGETVSTSSAPTVSLNAQAAAAAGTTSVSSMVWNQLSTTPVLPLGGGSNATVAYAIRGPDPTETLVDIDGHQVNNGNTGDLDLSLLDPAALQDVQVVYGISPSSLIGPNTIGGGLNIVTLQPTATPHSLLRIFGGSYGTFGETLQTTGTDDRLGYAVSLHNATSSGSVNQTILAPAPQSVGSDSNGDSILAKLRYQLGGPSGYGYVQLNFRDQTVVKDDSALLTSYTPPGFTGGGGGGGDAAPADSAAAPGTYQSFAGTLLGAHQANYGVDAQLPLGNESVDGAPATVVQFSHLTTLSSQSVSGPGEASLPYLYNQRDLLGDDWLELDHHFHNGLLSFKYDIGTETLATNYVQGQIVAQAKTVGAAQTPPTQVVSLAQTQRSGVLRYEADPTSHIHYSLALYDSDFSTFGSSFDPRAGLVWTPTGDTAVRASVGTTFQTPQLSELVVPPPSERVPVGGIIFIGNPNLRPDRATDFDLGAEHIVALRRHPLHLAMDLYQTNLRSPSAQLNVAPIPNCQTARNPTPCPLSYPVNAGNGVYRGLELHADQELGRDLHVLAGWDVDSSFLTVIPPSIQDGTLVAGQQILGQPLHKAYLAIDRAPPTGLSYGARLNYEGAYNELNRSRFATLDAHVAYRRAGFEYGLYGTNLTNVYSNPFTIVGGGVPYGALPGQPVILPNAYVLQGASVVFVLTRII from the coding sequence ATGAGAAGCCTCATCGCATGCGCGCGCGCCGCGTGCGCGTCGTTCGCCGTCGCCGCCGTACTCGCGGCGCCGTCGCCGGCCTGCGCGCACGACGACCACGATCGCGACCACAAGAACAAGGTCGACGTAACGGGCACGGTCAGCGCGAACGATGGAAGCCCGATCGCCGGCGCTTCGATCGTCCTTTCGGCGCAGGCCTTCGTCAAGCGCGCGCACAGCGACGCGCGCGGCAAATTCAAATTCGACGACATCCGGCCGGGAACGTATTCCGTGCAAGCCGCGGCGCCCGGCTACCAGACGCTATCGCAACGCACCGTCACGCTCGACGCCGCGAACAGGACGCTCGCGCTGGTCCTCTCGCCCGCGACGACCAATTCGCTCACCGTCATCGGCCAGGTGCGGGCCTCCGCCGGCGAGACGGTTTCGACCTCGTCTGCGCCGACCGTCTCGCTGAACGCGCAGGCCGCCGCCGCCGCCGGGACGACTTCGGTCTCGTCGATGGTCTGGAACCAACTCTCGACGACGCCGGTCCTGCCGCTCGGGGGCGGAAGCAACGCGACCGTGGCTTATGCCATTCGCGGTCCGGATCCGACCGAAACGCTCGTCGACATCGACGGACATCAAGTCAACAACGGCAACACCGGCGACCTGGATCTGTCGCTGCTCGATCCCGCCGCGCTGCAAGACGTTCAGGTCGTCTACGGCATCTCTCCGTCGTCGCTGATCGGGCCGAACACGATCGGCGGCGGCCTCAACATCGTCACCCTCCAGCCGACGGCCACGCCGCACTCGCTGCTGCGCATCTTCGGCGGCTCGTACGGGACCTTCGGGGAAACGTTGCAGACGACCGGGACCGACGACCGTCTGGGATACGCCGTCTCGCTGCACAACGCGACCTCGTCGGGATCCGTCAATCAGACGATCCTCGCGCCGGCGCCGCAGAGCGTCGGCAGCGACTCGAACGGAGACTCGATTTTGGCCAAGCTTCGCTACCAGCTGGGCGGCCCGAGCGGATACGGATACGTGCAGTTGAACTTCCGCGACCAAACCGTCGTCAAAGACGACTCCGCGCTCCTCACCTCGTACACGCCACCCGGCTTCACCGGCGGCGGAGGCGGCGGCGGAGACGCTGCGCCGGCGGATTCGGCGGCCGCGCCGGGCACGTATCAGAGCTTCGCCGGGACGCTGCTCGGCGCGCATCAGGCCAACTACGGCGTCGACGCGCAGCTGCCGCTCGGCAACGAGAGCGTCGACGGCGCGCCCGCGACGGTAGTGCAGTTCAGCCACCTGACGACGCTGTCGTCGCAGTCGGTTTCCGGTCCGGGCGAAGCATCGTTGCCGTATCTCTACAACCAGCGCGACTTGCTCGGCGACGACTGGCTCGAGCTGGACCACCATTTTCATAACGGCCTGCTGTCGTTCAAGTACGACATCGGGACCGAGACGCTCGCGACGAATTACGTTCAGGGCCAGATCGTCGCGCAAGCCAAGACGGTCGGCGCCGCACAGACGCCGCCCACGCAGGTCGTGTCGCTCGCGCAGACGCAGCGCTCCGGCGTCCTGCGCTACGAGGCCGATCCGACGAGCCACATCCACTATTCGCTCGCGCTCTACGACAGCGATTTCAGCACGTTCGGCTCGAGCTTCGATCCGCGGGCCGGGCTCGTCTGGACGCCGACCGGAGACACCGCCGTGCGCGCCTCGGTCGGCACGACATTTCAGACGCCGCAGCTCTCCGAGCTCGTTGTGCCGCCCCCGAGCGAGCGCGTGCCGGTCGGCGGCATCATCTTCATCGGAAATCCCAATCTACGCCCGGATCGTGCGACCGACTTCGACCTCGGCGCGGAGCACATCGTCGCGCTAAGGCGGCACCCCCTCCACCTCGCGATGGATCTCTATCAGACCAATCTCCGCTCGCCGTCGGCTCAACTGAACGTCGCGCCGATTCCCAACTGTCAGACGGCGCGCAATCCCACGCCTTGCCCGCTGAGCTACCCGGTCAACGCCGGTAACGGCGTCTATCGTGGCCTCGAACTGCACGCCGACCAGGAGCTCGGACGAGACCTGCACGTTCTGGCCGGCTGGGACGTGGACAGCTCGTTCTTAACGGTGATCCCGCCATCGATTCAGGACGGCACGCTCGTGGCTGGTCAGCAAATCCTCGGCCAGCCGCTGCACAAGGCGTATCTGGCGATCGACCGCGCGCCGCCCACCGGCCTCTCTTACGGCGCGCGCCTCAACTACGAGGGCGCGTATAATGAGCTGAACCGCTCGCGGTTCGCGACGCTCGACGCGCACGTCGCGTATCGCCGCGCCGGCTTTGAGTACGGCCTGTACGGCACGAACCTGACCAACGTCTACAGCAATCCGTTTACGATCGTCGGGGGAGGCGTGCCGTACGGCGCGTTGCCTGGCCAGCCGGTAATCTTGCCCAACGCCTACGTGCTGCAAGGCGCATCCGTCGTCTTCGTGCTAACTCGAATTATCTAA
- a CDS encoding kelch repeat-containing protein — protein MRFNFLTACIFGVGFVLVAGCSSQISQIPADSPASVFANVHHNSWSLKKAVPTAVLCPATAAIGSKIYVVGGVDSALNILGNNQIYNTTTNTWSKGKAMTTPRWCAGAAVANDILYVIGGNTSISGASSVVEAYDPKHNSWSEKAPLPNADAPVAVSVGGLIYAVGGYSAGSGRLTSVYLYDPKSNKWTTRQSMKVGRSNPATGVSGKEIVVADGYTNSGATTETEVYDSQSNRWSTVKPNATARTAGCSAVIGGKLYFAGGELGGGSQPDSNVHEAYDIATNAWTTKAKMLQATVAPGFATVGGLLYCISGASSGNPNGATFYKDTQVYQP, from the coding sequence ATGCGCTTCAACTTTCTTACCGCATGCATTTTCGGCGTTGGGTTCGTTTTGGTTGCCGGCTGCTCGAGCCAGATCTCGCAGATTCCGGCCGATTCGCCTGCGAGCGTTTTTGCCAACGTGCACCATAACTCGTGGAGCTTGAAAAAGGCGGTTCCCACGGCGGTGCTGTGTCCCGCTACGGCGGCGATCGGTTCGAAAATCTACGTCGTCGGCGGAGTCGACAGCGCGCTCAACATTCTCGGCAACAACCAGATCTACAACACGACGACCAACACCTGGTCGAAGGGGAAGGCGATGACGACGCCGCGCTGGTGCGCGGGGGCCGCGGTCGCCAACGACATTCTCTACGTCATCGGCGGAAACACGTCAATCAGCGGCGCCTCGAGCGTGGTCGAGGCGTACGATCCGAAACACAACTCGTGGTCGGAGAAAGCGCCGCTGCCGAACGCCGACGCGCCCGTCGCCGTGTCCGTGGGCGGCCTCATCTACGCGGTCGGCGGCTACAGCGCCGGATCGGGACGGCTCACGAGCGTCTACCTCTACGATCCCAAATCCAACAAATGGACGACGCGCCAATCGATGAAGGTGGGCCGATCGAATCCGGCGACCGGTGTGAGTGGCAAAGAGATCGTCGTCGCGGACGGTTACACCAATTCGGGTGCCACAACCGAGACCGAAGTCTATGACTCGCAGAGCAATCGCTGGAGTACCGTGAAGCCCAACGCCACGGCTCGAACGGCGGGCTGCTCCGCGGTCATCGGCGGAAAGCTGTACTTCGCCGGCGGGGAGCTAGGCGGCGGCTCGCAACCCGATAGCAACGTGCACGAGGCGTACGACATCGCCACGAACGCGTGGACGACGAAGGCGAAGATGCTGCAGGCCACGGTCGCGCCCGGATTCGCAACCGTCGGCGGTTTGCTCTACTGCATCAGCGGAGCCAGCTCGGGCAATCCCAACGGCGCGACGTTCTACAAAGACACGCAGGTGTATCAGCCCTAG
- a CDS encoding metallopeptidase family protein codes for MAGGRLTRAEFERVVDEAIESLPKRFADLVENVVIAAEDEPSAEDLESLDDDDDADLELLGIYRGVALTERSHDDPLMPDEIAVFRGPINRVTNSWREAVEEVRETVIHELGHYFGLSDDEMPH; via the coding sequence GTGGCTGGTGGGAGACTGACGCGGGCGGAGTTCGAACGCGTTGTGGACGAAGCGATCGAGTCCCTTCCGAAGCGGTTCGCCGACCTCGTCGAGAACGTCGTGATCGCGGCCGAGGACGAGCCGTCCGCCGAGGATCTCGAGAGCCTCGACGACGACGACGATGCCGACCTCGAGCTCCTCGGCATCTACCGCGGGGTCGCGCTCACCGAACGCTCACACGACGACCCGCTGATGCCCGACGAAATCGCCGTCTTCCGCGGCCCGATCAATCGCGTCACGAACTCCTGGCGCGAAGCCGTCGAGGAGGTTCGCGAGACGGTGATACACGAGCTCGGGCACTATTTCGGCCTTAGCGACGACGAGATGCCGCACTAA
- a CDS encoding DUF202 domain-containing protein, protein MDKNTRLAYDSTWLAYERTMLAWTRTAISLITFGFSVYKLVDIVDRNPADRKYLVGTHAFGFILVAIGLVALVVATVEYRWSIRVIREEYGESPRSTSVFFAGLIAVLGMFALIVMFVFP, encoded by the coding sequence GTGGATAAGAACACGCGGCTCGCTTACGATAGCACGTGGCTCGCGTACGAGCGGACGATGCTGGCGTGGACCCGGACCGCAATTTCGCTCATCACGTTTGGCTTCAGCGTCTACAAACTCGTCGACATCGTCGATAGGAATCCGGCGGACCGCAAGTATTTGGTCGGAACGCACGCCTTTGGCTTCATTCTCGTAGCGATCGGGCTCGTCGCGCTCGTGGTTGCAACAGTCGAATATCGCTGGAGCATTCGGGTCATACGAGAGGAGTACGGCGAGTCGCCCCGCTCGACGTCTGTCTTTTTTGCCGGTTTGATCGCCGTGCTCGGCATGTTCGCGCTCATCGTGATGTTCGTCTTCCCTTAG
- a CDS encoding YceI family protein gives MRRLFLILTMIFIGSASAAAASPETWTVDPVHSTAQFTARHFGIVPVIGTIPIVGASVQLAAGSQIPVAATAELDASRLDTHNDTRDRDLKSDHFFNVAVTPTIKFVSTKVEGTDPAKFSITGDLTMHGETHSVVLNAKVAGAGTTPRGRHVIAYEATTTIDRTQWGMTYGPLIVGNNIDLLINIEADAP, from the coding sequence GTGAGACGTCTTTTCTTGATCCTTACGATGATTTTCATCGGTTCTGCGAGCGCCGCTGCTGCATCGCCCGAAACCTGGACCGTCGACCCGGTTCACTCGACCGCGCAGTTCACCGCGCGGCACTTCGGCATCGTCCCCGTGATCGGGACGATCCCGATTGTCGGCGCGTCGGTGCAGCTCGCCGCCGGCTCGCAAATTCCGGTCGCCGCAACCGCGGAGCTGGATGCGTCGAGGCTCGACACGCACAACGACACTCGCGACCGGGACCTTAAATCCGATCACTTCTTCAACGTCGCGGTCACGCCGACGATCAAGTTCGTCAGCACGAAAGTCGAGGGCACGGATCCCGCCAAGTTTTCGATCACGGGCGACCTCACGATGCACGGCGAGACGCACTCCGTCGTACTCAACGCGAAGGTCGCCGGCGCGGGTACGACGCCGCGGGGCCGGCACGTCATTGCCTACGAGGCGACGACGACGATCGACCGGACGCAGTGGGGGATGACCTATGGACCGCTCATCGTCGGCAATAACATCGATCTCTTGATCAACATCGAGGCCGACGCCCCATGA